A genomic segment from Nicotiana sylvestris chromosome 1, ASM39365v2, whole genome shotgun sequence encodes:
- the LOC104239269 gene encoding lysophospholipid acyltransferase LPEAT2 yields MSDHTVSAPLLPFSTHLSDSDHDQAPEPHVIVTVDDDDGVHQLPNGDDHQLVTHISEVDDNPYAFLGAKRFDMPGSTTVDPFRNNTPRIEGVYEWFKIVVCLPLALVRLLLFGLSLMVGYVATRVALYGWKDKHNPMPKWRSRLMCVTRSSARTILFSFGYQWIRRKGKPAPREIAPVVVSNHVSYIDPIFFFYELFPTIVASESHDSMPFVGTIIRAMQVIYVNRFSPTSRKHAVSEIKRKASCNQFPRVLLFPEGTTTNGRAIISFQLGAFIPGYPIQPVIVRYPHVHFDQSWGNVSLGMLMFRMFTQFHNFMEVEYLPVVSPHENQKENAVRFAQRTGHAVATALNVVQTSHSYGDVLLLAKALEANQENPSLYFVEMAAVEAAFHLSSLEAVEFLDVFLSMNPDSKGQVEIQDFLRVLRLKPCTLSEKMFGFIDMQKSGKMTFKQFLVGSAHILKQPLFHQACESAFTACGDDGKNYILEQEFGYSLMLSLPGLSNNEIHGLFTLFDTDHDGKISKADLIACLRRYPLLIALFSPCLLQQTCP; encoded by the exons ATGTCGGACCACACTGTATCCGCTCCTCTTTTACCTTTCTCCACCCACCTCTCAGACTCCGATCACGATCAGGCGCCTGAGCCGCACGTGATCGTTACTGTTGACGACGATGATGGGGTCCACCAGCTACCCAACGGCGATGATCATCAATTGGTTACTCATATTTCGGAGGTGGATGATAACCCATATGCGTTTCTTGGAGCGAAACGGTTCGACATGCCTGGATCCACTACCGTTGACCCGTTCAGGAACAATACACCTAGAATCGAAGGGGTCTATGAATGGTTCAAGATTGTCGTGTGTTTGCCACTTGCTTTGGTGAGGTTGTTGCTTTTTGGGTTGTCTTTGATGGTCGGTTACGTGGCGACACGTGTTGCTTTGTACGGGTGGAAAGATAAACACAATCCTATGCCTAAATGGAGGTCCAGATTGATGTGTGTTACCCGGTCTAGTGCCAGAACCATCCTTTTCTCTTTCGG GTACCAATGGATAAGACGAAAAGGAAAACCTGCACCAAGGGAGATAGCTCCCGTTGTTGTATCTAATCATGTCTCTTACATAGACCCTATCTTCTTTTTCTATGAGTTATTTCCTACCATTGTTGCTTCCGAGTCCCATGATTCCATGCCTTTCGTCGGAACCATTATCAGAGCTATGCAG GTGATATATGTTAATAGATTCTCTCCCACTTCAAGGAAGCATGCTGTTAGTGAAATAAAG AGAAAGGCTTCTTGCAATCAATTTCCCCGAGTGCTTTTATTTCCTGAAGGGACTACAACCAACGGAAGAGCTATTATTTCCTTTCAACTTGGTGCATTTATCCCAGGATATCCTATCCAGCCTGTTATTGTGCGGTATCCCCACGTACACTTTGACCAATCATG GGGGAATGTTTCCCTTGGAATGCTGATGTTTAGAATGTTCACTCAGTTCCACAATTTCATGGAG GTTGAGTACCTTCCTGTTGTATCACCTCATGAGAATCAGAAAGAAAATGCTGTACGGTTTGCTCAAAGG ACTGGCCATGCTGTTGCAACTGCCCTTAATGTTGTACAAACATCTCATTCTTATGGCGATGTACTGCTTCTCGCTAAGGCATTGGAGGCCAATCAG GAAAATCCATCACTCTATTTTGTTGAGATGGCAGCGGTTGAAGCG GCATTTCATTTGAGCTCTTTGGAGGCTGTAGAGTTTCTGGATGTTTTCCTTTCAATGAACCCAGACTCCAA GGGACAGGTCGAGATTCAGGACTTCCTCAGGGTTTTAAGACTGAAACCCTGTACTCTTTCtgaaaag ATGTTTGGCTTCATTGATATGCAGAAGAGCGGTAAAATGACATTCAAGCAG TTTTTGGTTGGTTCAGCTCATATCTTGAAGCAGCCATTGTTTCATCAAGCCTGTGAATCAGCCTTTACTGCATGTGGCGACGATGGGAAGAACTACATTCTGGAGCAAGAG TTTGGGTATTCTCTTATGCTATCACTTCCTGGTTTGAGTAACAATGAG ATCCATGGACTCTTCACCTTGTTTGATACAGATCATGATGGGAAGATCAGCAAGGCCGATTTGATCGCCTGCTTAAGAAGATATCCTTTGTTGATTGCCCTTTTCTCACCTTGTTTATTGCAACAAACTTGCCCATAG